The following coding sequences lie in one Calidithermus timidus DSM 17022 genomic window:
- a CDS encoding cbb3-type cytochrome c oxidase subunit I produces the protein MAVITFSKVDAYAGHPEKKLTLYMLMLGFMALMLGTFFGPLQSLNYGGLDLYPYLKPLIQSYYQGLSLHGVLNAIVFTQLMAQALLVYFPARELGYRPNMTLAWVSWWMALVGLLIAAIPLLLNAASVLYTFYAPLKAHWAFYVGAAIFVLSSWVSAYIVLQMWLRFKRENPGKITPLVTYLSLIHWLMWFLASLGLVVEVAFFLIPWSFGWIEGVDPLLMRTLFWYTGHPIVYFWLLPAYVVAYTILPKLAGGKLISDPLARLAFLLFLLFSIPVGFHHQFADPGIAPGWKFVHTVLTMMVAVPSLMTAFTLAASLENAGRARGGKGLLGWIRALPWDNPSVLALLLGLLAFIPGGAGGIVNASFTLNQAVHNTTWIPGHFHLQVATLVTMAVMGTAFWLIPHLTGKPLLRPGLAWASMWLWFIGMFLMTFALHWMGFLWGIPRRAHIAESPAAMEAYRESAAWMTINIVSGIILFVAAVMFFYVIFATALQARRDFSEYQEIPFAEVISKPEGSSLALMTDRVGFWFGVAVVLILVAYGPVLFQMFTHMNPVPGMRLW, from the coding sequence ATGGCCGTAATTACCTTCTCCAAAGTGGATGCCTATGCGGGCCATCCCGAAAAGAAGCTGACGCTGTACATGCTCATGCTGGGCTTTATGGCCCTGATGTTGGGCACTTTCTTCGGCCCACTGCAATCGTTGAACTATGGCGGCCTCGACCTCTACCCCTACCTCAAGCCCCTCATCCAGTCGTATTACCAGGGGCTGAGCCTGCATGGGGTCCTCAATGCCATCGTCTTCACCCAGCTCATGGCCCAGGCCCTGCTGGTCTATTTCCCAGCCAGAGAGCTCGGCTACAGGCCCAACATGACCCTGGCCTGGGTGTCGTGGTGGATGGCTCTGGTGGGGCTCCTGATCGCCGCGATCCCGCTGCTGCTCAACGCGGCATCGGTGCTCTACACCTTCTATGCCCCGCTCAAGGCCCACTGGGCCTTCTACGTCGGAGCGGCGATCTTCGTGCTCTCGAGTTGGGTCAGCGCGTACATCGTGCTGCAGATGTGGCTGCGCTTCAAGCGGGAGAATCCCGGCAAGATCACCCCACTGGTGACTTACCTGAGCCTGATCCACTGGCTGATGTGGTTCTTAGCCTCACTGGGCCTGGTGGTCGAGGTGGCCTTCTTCCTCATCCCCTGGTCCTTCGGCTGGATTGAAGGCGTGGATCCTCTGCTCATGCGCACGCTGTTCTGGTACACCGGGCACCCCATCGTGTACTTCTGGCTGCTGCCGGCCTACGTGGTGGCCTATACCATCTTGCCCAAGCTGGCCGGGGGCAAGCTGATCTCCGACCCGCTGGCCCGCCTGGCCTTCCTGCTGTTTTTGCTCTTCTCGATCCCCGTGGGCTTCCATCACCAGTTCGCCGACCCCGGCATCGCACCGGGCTGGAAGTTCGTCCACACCGTGCTGACCATGATGGTCGCCGTGCCCAGCCTGATGACCGCCTTCACCCTGGCGGCCAGCCTCGAGAACGCCGGGCGGGCCAGGGGCGGCAAGGGCCTGCTGGGTTGGATCCGGGCGCTGCCCTGGGATAACCCCAGCGTGCTGGCGCTGTTGCTGGGCCTCCTCGCCTTCATCCCCGGCGGGGCCGGCGGCATCGTCAACGCCAGCTTCACCCTCAACCAGGCCGTGCACAACACCACCTGGATCCCCGGCCACTTCCACCTGCAAGTCGCCACGCTGGTCACCATGGCCGTCATGGGTACTGCCTTCTGGCTGATCCCCCACCTCACCGGCAAACCCCTGCTCAGGCCGGGCCTGGCCTGGGCCTCGATGTGGCTGTGGTTCATCGGCATGTTCCTCATGACCTTTGCCCTTCACTGGATGGGCTTCCTGTGGGGCATCCCCCGCCGCGCTCACATCGCCGAGAGCCCCGCCGCCATGGAGGCGTACCGGGAATCGGCAGCCTGGATGACCATTAACATCGTCTCGGGGATCATCCTGTTCGTGGCCGCGGTGATGTTCTTCTACGTGATCTTCGCCACCGCCCTGCAAGCGCGGCGCGACTTCTCCGAGTACCAGGAAATTCCCTTTGCTGAAGTAATTTCCAAGCCCGAAGGCAGCAGCCTGGCCCTGATGACCGACCGGGTGGGGTTCTGGTTTGGCGTGGCGGTGGTGCTGATCCTGGTGGCTTATGGGCCGGTACTGTTCCAGATGTTCACGCACATGAACCCGGTCCCCGGCATGCGGCTGTGGTGA
- a CDS encoding MFS transporter, whose amino-acid sequence MPRLPRAIYALGWVSLLMDIASEMVYPLLPLFMTGSLGLGKEVVGLVEGVAEATSSLFKVAGGRISDRIAARKPLLLVGYGSPALLRPILALATAPWHVLAYRFLDRVGKGLRTAPRDALLAEVTPKEQYGRAYGLHRAMDSVGATIGPLLAFALLPLVGFRGVFWLSAIPAALAVLVIVFALREQRGIAKPLSPLRFSSFSPQYRRFLLVTGVFTLGLSSNAFLILRLTDLGLSDAQATLAYTGYNLLYALGSYPLGLLADRFGLRRMVAAGFAVYALVYLGFGLSSQAWHGIALFGLYALYSAAFEGSSRAYLATLIPSTEKASAIGLYHTLVGLLLFPASLLFGLLWENFGASVAFFFSSSTAAFALLLFLQGSAKHKLPAAVS is encoded by the coding sequence ATGCCCCGCCTACCTCGAGCCATCTACGCACTGGGTTGGGTCAGCTTGCTCATGGACATCGCCTCGGAGATGGTCTACCCGCTGTTGCCGCTGTTCATGACCGGCAGCCTGGGGCTGGGCAAGGAGGTGGTGGGGCTAGTGGAGGGGGTGGCCGAGGCCACCTCGAGCCTATTCAAGGTGGCCGGGGGCCGCATCTCCGACCGCATCGCCGCCCGCAAGCCGCTGCTGCTGGTGGGCTACGGTTCCCCGGCCCTGTTGCGCCCCATTCTGGCCCTGGCGACGGCACCCTGGCACGTGCTGGCCTACCGCTTCTTGGACCGGGTGGGCAAGGGGCTGCGCACGGCACCTCGAGACGCCCTGCTGGCCGAGGTCACCCCTAAGGAGCAGTACGGGCGGGCCTATGGCCTGCACCGGGCGATGGACTCGGTGGGGGCCACCATCGGCCCCCTCCTGGCCTTCGCGCTGCTGCCGCTGGTAGGCTTTCGCGGGGTGTTCTGGCTTTCGGCCATCCCGGCTGCGCTGGCGGTGCTGGTCATCGTATTCGCGCTCAGGGAGCAGCGGGGGATCGCCAAGCCCCTGTCCCCTCTGCGCTTCTCGAGCTTCTCCCCCCAGTACCGCCGCTTCCTGCTGGTGACGGGGGTGTTCACCCTGGGGCTCTCCTCCAACGCCTTCCTGATCCTCCGCCTCACCGACTTGGGTCTGAGCGACGCCCAAGCTACGCTGGCCTATACCGGCTACAACCTGCTCTACGCCCTGGGCTCCTACCCGCTGGGCCTGCTGGCCGACCGCTTCGGGCTGCGGCGGATGGTGGCAGCGGGCTTCGCGGTGTACGCGCTGGTGTACCTGGGCTTCGGGCTCTCGAGCCAAGCCTGGCATGGGATCGCCCTCTTTGGCCTGTACGCGCTGTACAGCGCCGCCTTCGAGGGCAGCAGCCGCGCCTACTTGGCGACTTTGATCCCATCCACCGAGAAGGCCAGCGCCATCGGCCTCTACCACACCCTGGTGGGCCTGCTGCTCTTCCCTGCTAGCTTGCTGTTTGGCCTGCTGTGGGAGAACTTCGGAGCCTCTGTCGCCTTCTTCTTCAGCAGCAGCACGGCGGCTTTCGCACTGCTGCTTTTCCTGCAAGGTTCGGCAAAGCACAAATTGCCCGCGGCTGTGTCTTAG
- a CDS encoding MerC domain-containing protein: MLRQRLSWDHLAMGLGGLCFAHCLLTPVLLALFPLLAQGVLGSESIHSLLLWLTIPVSGLGLWLGCREHKDRGVIAFGALGMAFLVAARGFEESPLETWLTMAGSLTLIGAHLRNFRLCRADHCKR; the protein is encoded by the coding sequence ATGCTGCGCCAGCGTCTGAGTTGGGATCACTTGGCTATGGGGCTGGGTGGGCTGTGCTTTGCCCACTGCCTGCTGACACCGGTGTTGCTGGCGTTGTTTCCCCTGCTAGCCCAGGGTGTGCTGGGCAGCGAGTCCATACACAGCCTGCTGCTGTGGCTAACCATCCCGGTCAGCGGGCTGGGGCTGTGGCTGGGGTGCCGCGAGCACAAGGACCGGGGGGTGATCGCCTTTGGGGCGCTGGGCATGGCCTTTTTGGTCGCGGCCCGCGGCTTCGAGGAGTCGCCGCTAGAAACCTGGCTCACCATGGCCGGAAGCCTCACGCTCATCGGTGCCCACTTGCGTAATTTCCGCCTGTGCCGCGCGGATCACTGCAAACGCTGA
- the rpsO gene encoding 30S ribosomal protein S15 encodes MALTKEVKSSIIAAHARSAGDTGSTEVQVALLTERINRLSEHLTKNRHDHHSHRGLLVLVGKRRRLLKYLEQSNKDAYKALIEKLGLRK; translated from the coding sequence ATGGCTCTTACAAAGGAAGTCAAGTCCAGCATCATCGCCGCCCACGCCAGGAGCGCCGGCGACACCGGCTCCACCGAAGTGCAGGTGGCCCTGCTCACCGAGCGCATCAACCGCCTCTCGGAGCACCTGACCAAGAACCGCCACGACCACCACTCCCACCGGGGGCTGCTGGTGCTCGTGGGCAAGCGTCGCCGCCTGCTGAAGTACCTCGAGCAATCGAACAAGGATGCCTACAAGGCGCTCATCGAAAAGCTTGGCCTGCGCAAGTAA
- the pnp gene encoding polyribonucleotide nucleotidyltransferase, with amino-acid sequence MGSSANTPSGKVYSLELAGRTLSIETGKYAKQVSGSVWVRYGQTIVMATAQASQEPIEADFLPLTVEFEERHYAVGKIPGSFMRREGRPGEKAILSARLTDRPIRPLFPKGFRHEVQVILTVLSADQENTPDILGPIAASAALTLSDIPWAGPIACVRVGMQNGRFVLNPTATEDNQLELVVAGSKEAIIMVEAGAEEIPDEQMVQALEFAHRAMQPIIALQEQMRAELGKEKFSVAEPEKLSDEEAAALRALALERGLSSVLQTASKGERSAALEAFEKELVEAFVPASPDGAVDEARRKLAHKAFEDVVKKELRRLILEEGRRADGRGPKDVRPIWIEVDVLPRAHGSAVFTRGETQVLGTVTLGTGRDAQLVDDLGLDTEDPFLVHYNFPPYSTGEVKRLRGVSRREVGHGNLAKRALKAVLPSQEEFPYTIRVVGDVLESNGSSSMATVCAGCLALMDAGVPIKRPVAGVAMGLVKEGEQAVVLTDILGLEDALGDMDFKVTGTAAGITALQMDIKIAGISPELMRAALQQAREARLHILSKMAEVLPAPRRELKPQVPRILSIKISPEKIGAVIGPGGKNVRALEELGVEIDIEQDGTVRIFSANAAAAQEALRRIQGVTQEVKVGEIYDATVSRITPFGAFVTLFPGTDGLLHISQIAEGRVDRVEDYLKMGDTIRVKVHTIDEKGRVDVIRPELEGKIPPRKPPVKR; translated from the coding sequence ATGGGATCAAGTGCCAATACCCCCTCTGGAAAGGTCTACAGCCTCGAGCTCGCCGGTCGTACCCTGAGCATCGAGACCGGCAAGTACGCCAAGCAGGTCTCGGGCTCGGTGTGGGTGCGCTACGGCCAGACCATCGTCATGGCGACCGCCCAGGCCTCACAAGAGCCCATCGAGGCCGACTTCCTGCCGCTGACGGTCGAATTCGAGGAGCGCCACTACGCCGTGGGCAAGATCCCCGGCTCCTTCATGCGGCGCGAGGGCAGGCCGGGTGAGAAGGCCATCCTCTCGGCCCGCCTCACCGACCGCCCCATCCGACCCCTGTTCCCCAAGGGCTTCCGCCACGAGGTCCAGGTCATTCTCACCGTGCTCTCCGCCGACCAGGAGAACACCCCCGACATCCTCGGCCCCATCGCCGCCAGCGCCGCGCTCACCCTCTCCGACATCCCCTGGGCCGGGCCCATCGCCTGCGTGCGGGTGGGGATGCAGAACGGGCGCTTCGTGCTCAACCCCACCGCCACCGAGGACAACCAGCTCGAGCTGGTGGTAGCGGGCTCCAAGGAGGCGATCATCATGGTCGAAGCCGGGGCCGAGGAGATCCCCGACGAGCAGATGGTGCAAGCCCTCGAGTTCGCTCATCGCGCCATGCAGCCCATCATCGCCCTGCAGGAGCAGATGCGGGCCGAGCTGGGCAAGGAGAAGTTCAGCGTAGCCGAGCCGGAGAAGCTCAGCGACGAAGAGGCTGCCGCCCTCAGGGCCCTGGCCCTGGAGCGGGGGCTCTCGAGCGTGCTGCAGACGGCCTCCAAAGGTGAGCGCAGCGCGGCGCTGGAAGCCTTCGAGAAGGAGCTGGTGGAAGCTTTCGTGCCCGCCTCGCCCGACGGAGCGGTGGATGAAGCCCGGCGCAAGCTGGCCCACAAAGCCTTCGAGGACGTGGTCAAGAAGGAGCTGCGCCGCCTGATCCTGGAGGAGGGCCGGCGAGCCGACGGGCGCGGGCCCAAGGACGTGCGCCCCATCTGGATCGAGGTCGACGTGCTGCCCAGGGCGCACGGCTCGGCGGTGTTCACGCGGGGCGAGACCCAGGTGCTGGGCACCGTCACCCTGGGCACCGGGCGCGACGCCCAGCTCGTCGATGACCTGGGCCTCGACACCGAGGACCCCTTCCTGGTGCACTACAACTTTCCGCCCTACTCCACCGGCGAGGTCAAGCGCCTGCGTGGGGTGAGCCGCCGCGAGGTGGGCCACGGCAACCTGGCCAAGCGGGCCCTCAAAGCCGTGCTGCCCAGCCAGGAGGAGTTTCCCTACACCATCCGCGTGGTGGGGGACGTGCTGGAGTCCAACGGCTCGAGCTCGATGGCCACGGTCTGTGCGGGCTGCCTGGCCCTGATGGACGCGGGTGTGCCCATCAAGCGCCCCGTGGCGGGGGTGGCGATGGGCCTGGTGAAGGAGGGTGAGCAGGCCGTAGTGCTCACCGACATCCTGGGCCTCGAAGACGCGCTGGGCGACATGGACTTCAAGGTGACCGGCACCGCCGCGGGCATCACCGCCTTGCAGATGGACATCAAGATCGCCGGGATCTCCCCCGAGCTCATGCGCGCCGCCCTACAGCAAGCCCGCGAAGCCCGCTTGCACATCCTGAGCAAGATGGCCGAAGTGCTGCCGGCCCCCCGCCGCGAACTCAAGCCCCAGGTACCGCGCATCCTGAGCATCAAGATCTCGCCGGAGAAGATCGGTGCGGTGATTGGCCCCGGCGGCAAGAACGTGCGGGCGTTGGAAGAGCTCGGGGTCGAGATCGACATCGAACAAGACGGCACCGTGCGCATCTTCTCGGCCAACGCCGCGGCAGCCCAGGAAGCCCTGCGGCGCATCCAGGGTGTGACCCAAGAGGTCAAAGTCGGCGAGATTTACGACGCCACCGTCAGCCGCATCACCCCTTTCGGGGCCTTCGTCACCCTCTTCCCCGGCACCGACGGCCTGCTGCACATCAGCCAGATCGCCGAGGGCCGCGTGGATCGCGTTGAAGACTACCTCAAGATGGGCGACACCATCCGCGTCAAGGTCCACACCATCGACGAGAAGGGTCGCGTAGACGTGATCCGGCCCGAGCTCGAGGGCAAGATCCCCCCGCGCAAGCCCCCGGTCAAGCGCTGA
- a CDS encoding ribonuclease J, with protein sequence MDHNKTTSYTPGRPRKRRPKPKPSGPVLLAPAGGHLEIIPLGGMGEIGKNMFVFRFQDEILVIDGGLAFPDEHMLGVDLLIPRIDYLIQNADKIKGWVLTHGHEDHIGALPYLFSQLPKVPVYGARLTLGLVKGKLEEFGFRIGDFNFREVSPDDRIQIGRYFTVDLFRMTHSIPDNSGMVIHTPVGKVVHTGDFKLDPTPVDGKPSHLAKLAQAGAEGVLLLIADSTNAERPGFTPSEAEVAKGLDAIIGKAKGRVFVTTFASHIHRIQSVIKAAEHYGRKVAVEGRSMVKFARIALDLGYLSVRDRLYSLEELDNLDDSQVLVITTGSQGQPEAVLARLASGTHQKMAIKPGDTVILSSSPIPGNEEAVNTVINRLYALGAQVFFPPTYRVHASGHGSQEELKIILNLAQPKFFLPWHGEVRQQTNFKWLAEAMGQPPEKVLIAENGDVVRLTPETFEISGKVPSGALYVDGLGVGDITDEILADRNHMAAEGVVVITALVNHREPHVEVVSKGFVKAGERLLGEVRKIAFDAIYQGVREKKPLEVIRDDIYYPTKKFLRKATGRDPVIIPMVIEG encoded by the coding sequence ATGGACCACAACAAGACGACTTCGTATACCCCTGGCCGCCCGCGCAAGCGCAGGCCCAAACCCAAGCCCAGCGGGCCGGTGCTGCTGGCCCCGGCGGGGGGGCACCTCGAGATCATCCCCCTGGGCGGCATGGGCGAGATCGGCAAGAACATGTTCGTCTTCCGCTTCCAGGACGAGATCCTGGTCATCGACGGCGGCCTGGCCTTCCCCGATGAGCACATGCTGGGCGTGGACCTGCTGATCCCGCGCATCGACTACCTCATCCAGAACGCCGACAAGATCAAGGGCTGGGTGCTGACCCACGGCCACGAAGACCACATCGGGGCTCTGCCTTACCTCTTCTCCCAGCTGCCCAAGGTCCCGGTCTATGGAGCGCGGCTGACGTTGGGGCTGGTCAAGGGTAAGCTCGAGGAGTTCGGCTTCAGGATAGGGGATTTCAATTTCCGCGAGGTCTCCCCCGACGACCGTATCCAAATCGGGCGCTATTTCACCGTTGACCTCTTCCGCATGACCCATTCCATCCCCGACAACTCGGGCATGGTCATCCACACGCCCGTGGGGAAGGTGGTACATACCGGCGACTTCAAGCTCGACCCCACCCCGGTCGACGGCAAACCCAGCCACCTGGCCAAGCTGGCTCAGGCCGGGGCCGAGGGCGTGCTGTTGCTCATCGCCGACTCCACCAACGCCGAGCGCCCCGGCTTCACCCCCAGCGAGGCCGAGGTGGCTAAGGGCCTCGACGCGATCATCGGCAAGGCCAAGGGCCGGGTCTTCGTGACCACCTTTGCCTCGCACATCCACCGCATCCAGAGCGTGATCAAGGCCGCCGAGCACTACGGGCGCAAGGTGGCGGTGGAGGGGCGCAGCATGGTCAAGTTCGCCCGCATCGCCCTGGATCTGGGCTACCTCAGCGTGCGCGACCGGCTCTACAGCCTCGAGGAGCTCGACAACCTCGACGACTCACAGGTCCTGGTCATCACCACCGGCTCGCAGGGTCAGCCCGAAGCCGTGCTGGCGCGCTTGGCCTCGGGCACGCACCAGAAGATGGCCATCAAGCCCGGCGACACGGTGATCCTCTCCTCCAGCCCCATCCCCGGCAACGAGGAGGCGGTGAACACGGTGATCAACCGGCTTTACGCGCTGGGGGCTCAGGTCTTCTTCCCCCCCACCTACCGCGTTCACGCCTCGGGGCACGGCTCGCAGGAAGAGCTCAAGATCATCCTCAACCTGGCGCAGCCCAAATTCTTCCTGCCCTGGCACGGCGAGGTGCGCCAGCAGACCAACTTCAAGTGGCTGGCCGAGGCCATGGGCCAGCCCCCGGAAAAGGTCCTCATCGCCGAGAACGGCGACGTGGTCAGGCTCACCCCCGAGACCTTCGAGATCAGCGGCAAGGTGCCCAGCGGGGCGCTCTATGTCGATGGGCTGGGTGTGGGCGACATCACCGACGAAATCCTGGCCGACCGCAACCACATGGCCGCCGAGGGCGTGGTGGTGATCACCGCGCTGGTCAACCACCGCGAGCCCCACGTGGAGGTGGTCTCCAAGGGCTTCGTCAAGGCCGGGGAGAGGCTCTTGGGCGAGGTGCGCAAGATCGCCTTCGACGCCATCTACCAGGGCGTGCGGGAGAAGAAGCCGCTCGAGGTCATCCGCGACGACATCTACTACCCCACCAAGAAGTTCCTGCGCAAGGCCACGGGCCGCGACCCGGTGATCATCCCGATGGTGATCGAGGGCTGA
- a CDS encoding AEC family transporter, with product MSALLNTVLPVALIVVMGYVVGRRFEIDAPTLSRIILHLLVPALIFDAMYNARLGSGSVVGLTLGFALAYAAVGLLSWLIAAATRLPKPTAKTLVTAALSPNSGNMGLSMALFALGQEGLERAVVYFIASSVLMFGVIPAFLRGGNPAQSLLFTLKLPMFWALAGGLAFKALGLDFPFNLEAGIHLVGQACIPLMLLTLGIQIAKNPVQIGGFELLASGLRLLVAPALAVGAGYLLGLERIDIQVLALQSAMPIAVNAFMVVAEFGGDAPRAARSVVLSSVLAFLTIPLVLLAVGVG from the coding sequence ATGAGTGCCCTCCTCAACACCGTTCTCCCCGTCGCCCTGATCGTGGTGATGGGCTACGTGGTGGGACGGCGCTTCGAAATCGACGCGCCCACCCTCTCGCGCATCATCCTGCACCTGTTGGTCCCCGCGCTGATCTTCGACGCCATGTACAACGCGCGCCTGGGTAGCGGCAGCGTGGTGGGGCTCACGCTGGGCTTCGCGCTGGCCTACGCGGCTGTGGGCCTGCTGTCCTGGCTGATCGCAGCGGCGACCCGGCTCCCCAAGCCCACGGCCAAAACCCTCGTCACCGCCGCGCTCTCCCCCAACTCGGGCAACATGGGGCTCTCGATGGCGCTGTTCGCGCTGGGGCAGGAGGGCTTGGAGCGGGCGGTAGTCTACTTCATCGCCTCCAGCGTGCTGATGTTTGGCGTCATCCCGGCCTTCCTGCGCGGGGGCAACCCGGCGCAGAGCCTGCTCTTCACCCTCAAGCTGCCGATGTTCTGGGCGCTGGCCGGGGGGTTGGCCTTCAAGGCGCTGGGGCTCGACTTCCCCTTCAACCTTGAAGCCGGAATTCACCTGGTGGGACAGGCTTGCATTCCCCTGATGCTGCTCACCCTGGGCATACAAATCGCCAAAAACCCCGTCCAAATCGGTGGCTTTGAGCTGCTGGCCTCCGGACTGCGACTGTTGGTGGCCCCGGCGCTGGCGGTGGGGGCGGGGTATCTGCTGGGGCTCGAGCGCATCGACATTCAGGTGTTGGCGCTGCAAAGCGCTATGCCCATCGCGGTCAACGCCTTCATGGTGGTGGCCGAGTTCGGCGGGGACGCGCCCAGGGCCGCCCGCAGCGTGGTGCTCTCGAGCGTGCTGGCCTTTCTCACGATCCCTCTGGTTCTTCTGGCGGTAGGGGTGGGCTAG
- a CDS encoding FecCD family ABC transporter permease: MTRSLRLTQTLPLFVLAAGLMAFSLLLAISVGAVDIPLGEVWRLLFWPDDSNSSLIVHTLRLPRALVALLVGAALGVSGAMMQGVTRNPLTEPGILGVNAGAALALLLGVVFCPGLPAWATVLLAALGGVGAAALVYSITAAVGLTPVRLALAGIAVGAMLGAATSFLLIMFEERTRGAFINLSGSLAGRTWEHFWVILPWALPALLLAVALSQQVNLLALGEEVAQSLGARVGLVRLAAVGLAVLLAGAAVSVAGPIGFLGLVVPHLARWLVGVDYRRVIPFSALLGASLLSLADVAARLIDRPLETPVGILVVALGAPFFVYLARRVG; the protein is encoded by the coding sequence ATGACCCGCTCGCTCCGCCTTACCCAGACCCTACCGCTATTCGTGCTAGCCGCAGGACTCATGGCTTTCTCCCTGCTGCTCGCCATCTCAGTGGGAGCGGTGGACATCCCCTTGGGTGAGGTGTGGCGGTTGCTTTTCTGGCCCGATGACTCCAACTCGAGCCTCATCGTCCACACCCTGCGCCTGCCCCGGGCTTTGGTGGCTTTGCTGGTGGGAGCCGCGCTGGGGGTCTCGGGGGCCATGATGCAGGGCGTCACCCGCAACCCCCTCACCGAGCCGGGCATCTTGGGGGTCAACGCGGGGGCCGCGCTGGCCCTGTTGTTGGGGGTGGTTTTCTGCCCCGGCCTGCCCGCCTGGGCCACGGTGCTGCTGGCCGCTTTGGGTGGGGTGGGGGCGGCGGCGCTGGTCTATAGCATCACCGCGGCGGTGGGTCTGACCCCGGTGCGGCTGGCCTTGGCGGGCATCGCGGTGGGGGCTATGCTGGGGGCGGCGACTAGCTTTCTGCTGATCATGTTTGAGGAGCGCACCCGCGGCGCCTTCATCAACCTTTCGGGCAGCTTAGCCGGGCGCACCTGGGAGCACTTCTGGGTCATTCTGCCCTGGGCCCTGCCCGCGCTCTTGCTGGCCGTCGCCCTATCGCAGCAGGTTAACCTACTCGCCTTGGGCGAGGAGGTAGCCCAAAGCCTAGGGGCACGGGTGGGTCTGGTACGCCTGGCGGCCGTGGGGTTGGCGGTACTGCTGGCCGGGGCCGCGGTAAGCGTGGCCGGGCCCATTGGGTTTTTGGGCTTGGTGGTGCCCCATCTGGCCCGGTGGCTTGTGGGCGTCGACTACCGGCGGGTGATTCCCTTCTCGGCCCTGCTGGGGGCTAGCCTGCTCTCCTTAGCCGATGTGGCCGCCAGGCTTATAGACCGGCCCCTCGAGACCCCGGTGGGCATCTTGGTGGTAGCCTTGGGGGCCCCTTTCTTCGTCTACCTGGCACGGCGGGTGGGATGA
- a CDS encoding ABC transporter substrate-binding protein has translation MKRILAGLLALFGLASAQLQIKHELGTLTLNAPAKRVVVLEYSFLDTLLALGVSPVGAATGTQGGDRGLPPYLKARAAGVASIGSRAQPSLEAILALKPEVIVADAFVHKDLIPQLERIAPVLAFQSRRGSFDDLNQQVLELGRLVGKEARARQILEDQERLLQKARAFTNPKAPPVLLGVATPSSFTVHSSESFIGSLLERLGRKSLAKPQNNQTQYELGLEGLLALNPATLVFFTAPDETPIVRGWAKNPLWQRLEAVKRGRIYEFDRDNWTRGRGPLATRLILAELIDSGLLADRPAAGRYAFKP, from the coding sequence ATGAAACGAATTCTGGCGGGCCTTTTGGCCCTCTTCGGCCTGGCTTCGGCCCAGCTTCAGATCAAGCACGAGCTGGGCACCCTCACCCTGAACGCCCCAGCAAAGCGGGTGGTGGTGCTGGAATACAGCTTCCTGGACACCCTGCTGGCCTTGGGGGTGAGCCCGGTAGGGGCGGCCACCGGCACCCAAGGCGGCGACCGGGGGCTGCCGCCCTACCTCAAGGCCCGTGCTGCAGGTGTAGCCTCGATTGGCTCACGGGCCCAGCCCAGCCTCGAGGCCATCCTGGCGCTAAAGCCCGAGGTCATCGTGGCCGACGCCTTTGTGCACAAAGACCTAATCCCCCAGCTCGAGCGAATCGCCCCGGTGCTGGCCTTCCAGTCGCGGCGGGGTAGCTTCGACGACTTGAATCAGCAAGTGCTAGAACTCGGGCGCCTGGTGGGCAAAGAGGCCCGGGCCCGCCAGATTTTGGAAGACCAGGAACGGCTTTTGCAAAAGGCCCGGGCCTTCACCAACCCCAAAGCTCCCCCGGTTTTGCTAGGGGTAGCCACCCCGAGTAGCTTCACCGTCCACTCCAGCGAAAGTTTCATCGGCTCCCTGTTGGAACGTCTGGGCCGCAAAAGCCTGGCCAAGCCACAAAACAACCAGACCCAGTACGAGCTGGGCCTAGAGGGCCTCTTAGCGCTGAACCCCGCTACCTTGGTGTTCTTCACTGCCCCCGACGAAACCCCAATCGTGCGCGGCTGGGCTAAGAACCCGCTTTGGCAGAGGCTCGAGGCGGTGAAGCGAGGCCGAATATACGAGTTCGACCGCGACAACTGGACCCGGGGCCGGGGCCCTCTGGCCACCCGGCTCATCCTGGCCGAGCTGATCGACAGCGGCCTCCTGGCCGACCGGCCCGCAGCAGGCCGCTACGCCTTCAAGCCTTGA